One Coccinella septempunctata chromosome 8, icCocSept1.1, whole genome shotgun sequence genomic window carries:
- the LOC123319256 gene encoding uncharacterized protein LOC123319256, translating to MIEFYFDSSYFSFGGNIYLQLDGSAMGNPLSPILAEIAMDELVSSVLANLPFVLPFFWLYVDDSITAVPEEEFDTILDYFNAFNPKLQFTMETERDNKLAFLDVEVHRKECGTLLTNWFTKPTSSGRILNYHSYNPIGHKLSTVKGLLHRMMNLIHHTFHDSNLRTIKNILKMNNYPNTFVNKCLNSYFRQHRAFNNSEKPPCKFYKFPFIDGLSQRISTVFDSNTKLAFYNVRSTKCLYTRLKDPTPLLSLSNVIYKIPCSCGKSYIGQTKQYLKSRISQHTNDCKNQNQNKPNKTALASHHFETGHSFIFEDVTVLDREANWFKRNVGEMIQINLADTVNLRSDCANLSIIYSNILNIYARQNIKFR from the coding sequence ATGATTGAGTTTTATTTCGATTCGAGTTACTTCAGTTTTGGAGGGAACATATATTTACAGCTAGACGGAAGTGCCATGGGCAACCCTCTTAGTCCAATTCTAGCAGAGATAGCAATGGATGAGTTGGTGTCTTCGGTGTTGGCGAACTTACCTTTTGTTCTTCCCTTCTTCTGGTTATACGTGGATGATTCGATCACAGCAGTGCCCGAGGAGGAATTCGATACCATCCTAGATTACTTCAATGCATTCAACCCAAAACTTCAGTTTACCATGGAGACAGAAAGAGATAATAAACTAGCCTTTCTAGATGTTGAAGTACATAGAAAAGAGTGTGGAACCCTACTTACGAATTGGTTCACCAAGCCAACTAGCTCGGGCAGAATTTTAAATTACCACTCCTACAACCCTATTGGCCATAAGTTGAGTACTGTTAAGGGTTTACTTCACAGAATGATGAACCTCATTCACCATACCTTTCATGACTCCAATTTGAGAACTATTAAAAACATTCTCAAGATGAACAATTACCCGAATACCTTCGTGAATAAGTGCTTAAATTCTTACTTCAGACAACATAGGGCCTTTAACAACTCAGAAAAGCCTCCGTGTAAGTTTTACAAGTTTCCTTTCATTGATGGGCTTTCACAGAGAATAAGTACAGTGTTCGACAGCAATACCAAATTGGCCTTTTACAATGTCAGATCCACCAAGTGTTTATACACGCGTTTGAAAGATCCCACACCGTTATTATCGTTGTCAAACGTAATATATAAGATACCATGTTCTTGCGGGAAATCATATATTGGCCAGACCAAACAGTACCTAAAGTCGAGGATAAGCCAACATACCAACGATTGTAAAAACCAGAATCAGAATAAACCAAACAAAACAGCGTTAGCATCACACCATTTTGAAACTGGACACTCTTTTATATTCGAAGATGTCACAGTGCTAGATCGGGAGGCCAATTGGTTTAAACGCAACGTGGGGGAGATGATCCAAATAAACTTGGCCGACACTGTCAACCTAAGAAGTGACTGCGCTAATCTTAGCATTATATATAGCAACATACTAAATATATACGCACgacaaaatattaaattcaggtag